From Schaalia sp. ZJ405, one genomic window encodes:
- the pgsA gene encoding phosphatidylinositol phosphate synthase, which translates to MLGNHGRSITRTIFTPFARLLAQLGVTPNMVTVAGTVISVVVAVSMLPFGLLWQGAIVLGIVLFCDSVDGTLARMTTGGTPFGAFLDSTLDRISDGAVFASLTAYAVFQMEPSLVRTLAIILGLAGVVLSATVPYARARAESVGVEAKLGIAERTDRLIVALVGAFLMDLGLSPWFFVAGLAWVALGSLITVIQRIWFTSRALNAPESP; encoded by the coding sequence GTGTTAGGCAATCACGGTCGGTCAATAACTCGGACGATCTTCACGCCCTTTGCACGACTCCTCGCTCAGCTCGGGGTCACCCCGAACATGGTGACGGTCGCGGGCACGGTGATCTCCGTGGTGGTCGCGGTGTCGATGCTGCCTTTCGGCTTGCTCTGGCAAGGCGCGATCGTCCTGGGAATCGTCTTATTCTGCGACTCCGTGGACGGCACTCTCGCTCGCATGACAACGGGTGGTACGCCTTTTGGAGCCTTCCTCGACTCCACACTCGACCGGATCAGCGATGGCGCGGTTTTTGCATCACTGACCGCCTATGCGGTCTTTCAGATGGAACCATCGCTCGTGCGGACTCTTGCGATTATCCTCGGCCTCGCTGGTGTGGTTCTCTCAGCGACGGTGCCCTATGCGCGTGCCCGCGCGGAATCCGTGGGGGTTGAAGCGAAGCTCGGCATCGCCGAACGCACCGATCGTCTCATCGTGGCTCTCGTTGGGGCTTTCCTCATGGACCTGGGGCTCAGTCCGTGGTTCTTCGTTGCGGGTCTCGCTTGGGTGGCCCTCGGTTCGTTGATCACAGTGATTCAACGGATCTGGTTCACGTCACGTGCACTCAACGCCCCGGAGTCGCCGTGA
- a CDS encoding HIT family protein, whose translation MSGEDARALPVEDARSIAGVPDGFGRFWTPYRMAYIHGEGKPRDASDAQCPFCAAPGKGDEDGLIVHRGRTCFVLMNLFPYNSGHLLVCPYRHVSDYTELTCEERVELGELTATAMRVERETAHPDGFNLGMNQGAIAGAGIAAHLHQHVVPRWGGDANFLPIIAQTKAIPELLEDARARLAAAWPAEGMEK comes from the coding sequence ATGTCTGGCGAGGATGCCCGGGCACTTCCCGTTGAGGACGCGCGCTCCATCGCGGGTGTACCCGACGGGTTTGGCCGTTTCTGGACGCCCTACCGCATGGCGTACATTCACGGCGAGGGTAAACCTCGGGATGCCTCCGATGCGCAGTGTCCGTTCTGCGCGGCTCCCGGCAAGGGGGACGAGGACGGACTCATTGTTCATCGAGGTCGTACATGCTTTGTCTTGATGAATCTCTTCCCGTATAACTCCGGACATCTGCTGGTGTGCCCGTATCGTCATGTATCCGACTATACGGAGCTCACCTGCGAGGAACGGGTGGAACTCGGGGAGCTGACGGCTACTGCCATGCGGGTCGAACGTGAAACTGCGCATCCGGATGGTTTCAACTTGGGGATGAATCAGGGGGCCATCGCTGGGGCGGGGATCGCTGCGCACCTGCATCAACACGTTGTTCCCCGGTGGGGAGGAGACGCGAATTTCCTCCCGATCATCGCGCAGACGAAGGCAATTCCCGAGCTTCTTGAGGACGCTCGTGCCCGGCTTGCAGCGGCGTGGCCCGCTGAAGGAATGGAGAAATGA
- the thrS gene encoding threonine--tRNA ligase, protein MESIDLVIDGHECTIEAGTTGTTWYRERRDVVAVKVDGQPRDLDRPFEAGTQVDAITLDSPDGLDILRHSATHVLAQAVQEIFPDVNLGIGPFITDGFYYDFGNIDAVTPELLKDLEKRMKRIVKEGQTFRRREISEDEARHELADQPYKLELVTTKGNGAEGASVEVGAGQLTMYDNVRRDGHVAWKDLCRGPHLPSTKLIGNGFALTKSSAAYWKGDQANDQLQRIYGTAWASKDDLVAYQERIKEAERRDHRRLGAELDLFSFPDEIGPGLVVFHPKGAMLRHEIESYVVERHLKAGFDFVHTPEISKGGLFHTSGHLPYYADTMFPPMQVDEERDEDGNITKAGQEYYLKAMNCPMHNLIFRSRGRSYRELPLRFFEMGHDYRYEKSGVVHGLTRMRGFTQDDSHTYCTPEQASREIEHQITFFLSILEAFGLNDFYLELSTRDEDGAKKDKFIGSDEDWAAATKALEDACAATGLDLVPDPGGAAFYGPKVSVQVKDAIGRTWQMSTIQYDFNQPERFDLEYTASDGTRQRPVMIHSAKLGSVERFIGVLTEHYAGAFPAWLAPVQVKLIPVAEAFDDYVDSVAERLRNEGVRVEVDHSDDRFGKKIRNASKEKVPFTLIAGGDDVEAAAVSFRYRDGRQDNQVPLERAVELLTRHIATRNNADYFDVEA, encoded by the coding sequence GTGGAGAGCATTGACCTCGTGATTGACGGACACGAATGCACTATCGAGGCGGGCACCACGGGAACAACGTGGTACCGCGAACGTCGTGACGTCGTTGCAGTCAAGGTCGACGGGCAACCTCGTGACCTTGATCGTCCTTTCGAGGCGGGCACGCAGGTTGACGCCATCACTCTTGACTCTCCCGACGGGCTCGACATTCTGCGCCATTCGGCCACACACGTGCTCGCGCAGGCGGTTCAGGAGATTTTTCCCGACGTCAACCTCGGCATCGGCCCTTTCATCACCGACGGTTTCTACTACGACTTCGGCAACATCGATGCGGTGACCCCGGAACTGCTCAAAGACCTCGAAAAGCGGATGAAACGGATCGTCAAAGAAGGCCAGACTTTTAGGCGACGCGAGATTAGCGAGGACGAGGCGCGTCATGAACTCGCAGACCAGCCCTACAAGTTGGAACTCGTGACGACGAAAGGAAATGGCGCTGAAGGCGCGAGCGTTGAGGTCGGCGCAGGACAGCTGACAATGTACGACAATGTCCGTCGCGATGGACATGTCGCATGGAAAGACCTGTGCCGCGGCCCGCACTTGCCGTCAACGAAGCTCATCGGCAATGGTTTTGCTCTGACGAAATCCTCCGCTGCCTATTGGAAGGGCGATCAGGCAAACGACCAGTTACAGCGGATCTACGGCACAGCATGGGCCTCCAAGGATGACCTCGTTGCCTACCAGGAACGCATCAAGGAAGCAGAGCGCCGTGATCACCGGCGTCTGGGAGCAGAACTTGATCTCTTCTCATTCCCCGATGAGATCGGCCCCGGCCTGGTGGTTTTCCATCCCAAGGGGGCAATGCTTCGTCACGAGATCGAATCCTATGTTGTGGAGCGGCACCTGAAAGCCGGATTCGATTTCGTCCACACGCCCGAGATTTCCAAGGGCGGCCTTTTCCACACGTCGGGTCACTTGCCCTACTACGCGGATACCATGTTCCCGCCCATGCAGGTCGACGAAGAACGTGACGAGGACGGAAACATCACGAAGGCCGGACAGGAGTACTACCTCAAGGCCATGAACTGCCCGATGCATAACCTGATTTTCCGCTCGCGCGGACGTTCCTATCGTGAGCTGCCGCTGCGGTTCTTCGAGATGGGGCACGACTACCGCTATGAGAAATCCGGCGTTGTTCACGGACTGACCCGTATGCGGGGATTCACTCAGGATGACTCGCACACCTACTGCACGCCCGAACAGGCAAGCAGGGAAATCGAGCACCAGATTACATTCTTCCTCTCCATCCTCGAAGCCTTCGGTCTCAATGACTTCTACCTTGAGCTGTCAACCCGTGACGAGGACGGCGCGAAGAAAGACAAGTTCATCGGTTCGGACGAGGACTGGGCGGCAGCAACAAAGGCCCTCGAAGACGCCTGTGCGGCAACGGGATTGGACCTTGTTCCTGATCCAGGCGGCGCAGCTTTCTACGGTCCGAAAGTCTCCGTGCAGGTCAAGGATGCGATCGGGCGGACTTGGCAAATGTCGACGATCCAGTACGACTTTAACCAGCCCGAACGTTTCGACCTGGAATACACGGCGTCAGATGGCACACGCCAGCGTCCGGTGATGATTCACTCGGCCAAGCTCGGGTCCGTTGAACGCTTCATCGGTGTTCTCACCGAGCACTACGCGGGAGCGTTCCCCGCGTGGCTCGCTCCGGTTCAGGTCAAGCTCATCCCCGTTGCCGAGGCTTTCGATGACTACGTTGACTCCGTGGCCGAACGCCTGCGCAATGAAGGGGTCCGCGTCGAGGTTGACCACTCCGATGATCGTTTCGGCAAGAAAATCCGTAACGCATCGAAGGAAAAGGTTCCCTTCACCCTCATCGCAGGTGGGGATGACGTTGAGGCCGCGGCGGTGTCGTTCCGCTACCGTGATGGGCGTCAGGACAACCAGGTGCCGTTAGAGCGGGCAGTTGAGTTGCTCACGCGTCACATTGCGACCCGCAATAATGCTGATTACTTCGACGTCGAGGCGTAG